One genomic window of Neisseria sp. oral taxon 014 str. F0314 includes the following:
- the recD gene encoding exodeoxyribonuclease V subunit alpha: MNNSVEKNDLNQSAAQSALDFLQRFAPAEAGMAEPYVLRLFAALQDGHSYIRLTDDEAEQLASAENIVGRQGGMPLVMQGRRLFLGRMWQLERDLAAEICRLAHPSAEKVDWMQAAQNLHSWFADKGSEGQRDAAALALLQSFMLITGGPGTGKTTTVAKLLGLICSNSRQLPRIALAAPTGKAAAHMARALHRALDGFSLPEKIYSHLVQLEGQTVHRLLELRPPQMQSAYNRWRPLPYDVLVVDEASMLDTSLLLQLLRAVPDGCRVIFLGDEHQLPSVGAGAVLAALSQNTVLSSETAGKLAEYLPEHGFLVDDEKAVPLSQNSARLTVSHRFGADSGIGCLARAVIAKDAESAWAQFGRFPQELEVMQADVKKQAELLYQRHEKYWQAVDSGNVALAYGHAADVAVLAAWRKDAEIFNETYCRHLQRFGRATEETPWFAGQIIMVTRNDYIQDLFNGDIGLIMPDAASANGLAAYFPDIEGFRKTAASRLPAHETAFAMTVHKSQGSEYREVWLVPPSVASVHDEDSLSGLNNALLYTGITRARKRFVFFGSKQEMTAAVETVRIRRTALYDMVNSLF, from the coding sequence ATGAACAATTCAGTTGAAAAGAACGATTTGAACCAGTCTGCCGCGCAATCGGCTTTGGATTTCCTGCAACGCTTCGCCCCTGCGGAAGCGGGAATGGCCGAGCCGTATGTCTTGCGCCTGTTTGCCGCGTTGCAGGACGGGCATTCCTATATCCGGTTGACGGATGATGAAGCGGAGCAGTTGGCGTCAGCGGAAAACATCGTCGGCAGGCAGGGCGGTATGCCGTTGGTTATGCAAGGCAGACGGTTGTTTCTGGGGCGGATGTGGCAGCTAGAACGGGATTTGGCCGCAGAAATCTGCCGTCTTGCCCATCCCTCTGCGGAAAAAGTAGATTGGATGCAGGCCGCGCAAAACCTGCACAGTTGGTTCGCAGACAAAGGCAGTGAAGGCCAACGGGACGCGGCAGCATTGGCATTGCTGCAATCGTTTATGTTGATTACCGGCGGTCCGGGGACGGGTAAAACAACCACGGTTGCCAAACTTTTGGGACTGATATGCAGCAACAGCCGACAGCTTCCCAGAATTGCGTTGGCCGCGCCGACCGGAAAAGCCGCCGCACATATGGCTCGTGCGCTGCACCGCGCATTAGACGGCTTCAGCCTGCCGGAGAAAATCTACAGTCATTTAGTACAGCTTGAAGGGCAGACGGTGCACCGCCTGCTGGAGCTGCGTCCGCCGCAAATGCAATCTGCCTACAACAGATGGCGGCCGCTGCCTTATGATGTTTTGGTGGTAGACGAAGCATCGATGCTGGATACCTCATTGCTGTTGCAGTTACTGCGCGCCGTTCCCGACGGTTGTCGTGTGATTTTTTTGGGCGACGAACACCAACTTCCGTCGGTCGGTGCCGGAGCAGTTTTGGCAGCTTTGTCCCAAAATACTGTTTTATCGTCTGAAACAGCCGGTAAATTGGCAGAATATCTGCCGGAACATGGCTTTTTAGTGGATGACGAGAAAGCGGTTCCGTTGTCGCAAAACTCCGCACGACTTACAGTCAGCCACCGTTTCGGTGCGGACAGCGGCATCGGCTGCCTTGCACGGGCGGTTATTGCAAAAGATGCAGAATCGGCCTGGGCACAGTTCGGCAGGTTTCCACAAGAACTGGAAGTTATGCAGGCGGATGTAAAAAAACAAGCAGAGTTGTTGTATCAGCGGCATGAAAAATACTGGCAGGCAGTAGATAGCGGCAATGTTGCGCTGGCATACGGCCATGCGGCGGATGTAGCAGTATTGGCGGCATGGCGTAAAGATGCCGAAATATTCAATGAAACCTATTGCCGCCATTTGCAACGGTTCGGGCGGGCAACAGAAGAAACCCCGTGGTTTGCCGGACAAATTATCATGGTTACGCGCAACGACTACATACAGGACTTATTTAATGGCGACATCGGCCTGATTATGCCTGATGCGGCATCTGCCAACGGGCTTGCTGCCTATTTCCCGGATATTGAGGGTTTCAGAAAAACGGCGGCCAGCCGGTTACCTGCACATGAAACCGCCTTCGCTATGACTGTGCACAAAAGCCAAGGTTCTGAATACCGCGAGGTGTGGTTGGTGCCGCCGTCAGTCGCATCGGTACATGATGAAGACAGTCTCTCCGGTTTGAATAATGCGCTGTTGTACACAGGCATCACGCGCGCGCGCAAACGGTTTGTGTTTTTCGGCTCGAAACAGGAAATGACCGCAGCGGTAGAAACTGTCAGAATCCGGCGCACGGCGTTATATGATATGGTTAATAGCTTGTTTTAA
- the lolD gene encoding lipoprotein-releasing ABC transporter ATP-binding protein LolD, which translates to MNNVILKCEKVVKKYDDGALSVQVLNGLDLEVSQGQSVSIIGSSGSGKSTLLHILGGLDRPSEGRVVLMGSDLGQLNQKQLGHLRNQYLGFVYQFHHLLPEFSALENVMMPLLIGKKPKAEAEAQAVAMLEKVGLAQRVLHRPSELSGGERQRAAIARALVTRPKCLLADEPTGNLDRKNAQNVLDMMLDLKNELNTSLIVVTHDDELAVRFERVLTMKDGHLHDKTQA; encoded by the coding sequence ATGAATAATGTCATTTTGAAGTGTGAAAAAGTCGTTAAGAAATATGACGACGGTGCTTTGAGCGTGCAGGTTTTGAACGGCCTTGATTTGGAAGTTTCGCAAGGGCAGAGCGTCAGTATCATCGGTTCGTCCGGCAGCGGCAAATCGACGCTGCTGCATATCCTAGGCGGATTGGATAGGCCGTCTGAAGGGCGCGTTGTTTTGATGGGCAGTGATTTGGGGCAGTTGAACCAAAAACAGTTGGGACATTTGCGCAACCAGTATCTGGGTTTTGTTTACCAGTTCCATCATTTGCTGCCCGAATTTTCGGCTTTGGAAAATGTGATGATGCCGCTGCTTATCGGCAAAAAACCGAAGGCAGAGGCAGAAGCCCAGGCTGTGGCGATGCTGGAAAAAGTCGGTTTGGCGCAACGTGTCCTGCACCGTCCGAGCGAGCTTTCCGGCGGCGAACGGCAGCGTGCGGCAATCGCCCGAGCTTTGGTAACCCGCCCGAAATGCCTGCTGGCAGACGAACCGACCGGCAATCTCGACCGAAAAAACGCACAAAACGTGCTGGATATGATGTTGGATTTGAAAAACGAACTGAATACCAGCCTGATTGTGGTCACGCATGATGACGAACTGGCCGTCAGGTTTGAGCGGGTGCTGACGATGAAAGACGGGCATCTGCACGATAAAACGCAAGCGTAA
- a CDS encoding lipoprotein-releasing ABC transporter permease subunit, producing the protein MASLETWIGLRYLRAKKRNGFMSFITMVSIAGIALGVMALIVVLSVMNGFQKEIRGQLLNVAPHAEIGYYDNGGGENWQNLRQFVKGKKEVLASAPYVSDQALLANAGEVRGVQIRGILPDEEKNVVDYGDNMPSGSFNDLKPGGFDIILGEGLAEALGTEKGGKVTVITPEGNVTPAGVVPRLKQFNVVGIVKTGVYEVDNSLALTHIKDAQVLYRLGENVGGLRLKLAHPQNAPDFIANLIPAGQQDKVWVRDWTFNNRSYFEAVELEKRMMFIILTLIIAVAAFNLVSSLVMAVTEKQADIAILRTLGLAPGGVMKIFMVQGAFAGFFGTLTGVVFGVALGMSVGQIVKFFEELFGVHLINSQIYFIDYLPSDVNARDVAVIALISLTLSFIATLYPSWRAAKTQPAEALRYE; encoded by the coding sequence ATGGCTTCTTTGGAAACTTGGATCGGCCTGCGTTATCTGCGGGCGAAAAAGCGCAACGGTTTCATGTCGTTTATCACCATGGTGTCGATAGCTGGCATCGCATTGGGCGTGATGGCGCTGATAGTGGTGCTGTCGGTGATGAACGGTTTTCAAAAGGAAATCCGCGGCCAGCTTTTGAATGTGGCGCCTCATGCGGAAATTGGTTATTACGACAATGGCGGCGGTGAAAACTGGCAGAACCTGCGGCAATTCGTGAAGGGGAAAAAAGAAGTATTGGCCAGTGCGCCTTATGTTTCGGATCAGGCATTGTTGGCGAACGCCGGCGAAGTGCGCGGCGTGCAGATACGCGGTATTTTGCCGGACGAAGAAAAAAACGTAGTGGATTACGGCGACAATATGCCTTCGGGCAGCTTCAATGATTTGAAACCGGGTGGATTCGACATCATCCTTGGTGAAGGGTTGGCCGAGGCGCTGGGCACGGAGAAGGGCGGCAAAGTTACCGTCATCACGCCGGAAGGTAATGTAACGCCTGCCGGCGTCGTGCCGCGCTTGAAGCAGTTTAACGTAGTCGGTATTGTAAAAACGGGTGTGTATGAAGTGGACAATTCGCTGGCACTGACACATATCAAAGATGCACAGGTGTTATACCGCCTTGGTGAAAATGTCGGCGGGCTGCGCCTGAAACTGGCCCATCCCCAAAATGCGCCCGACTTTATCGCCAACCTGATACCGGCGGGACAGCAGGACAAAGTATGGGTGCGCGACTGGACGTTTAACAATCGCAGTTATTTTGAGGCGGTCGAGCTGGAAAAACGTATGATGTTCATTATCCTGACGTTGATTATTGCAGTGGCGGCATTTAATCTTGTTTCGTCGTTGGTCATGGCGGTTACGGAGAAGCAGGCCGATATAGCGATTTTGCGTACATTGGGCCTGGCTCCGGGCGGCGTGATGAAGATTTTTATGGTACAGGGCGCGTTTGCAGGATTCTTCGGTACATTGACCGGCGTGGTTTTCGGCGTCGCACTGGGGATGAGCGTCGGTCAAATCGTGAAATTTTTCGAGGAATTGTTCGGCGTGCATCTGATTAATTCCCAAATATATTTCATCGACTACCTGCCCAGCGATGTCAATGCGCGCGATGTGGCCGTAATTGCACTCATATCGCTGACATTGTCGTTTATCGCCACGCTCTATCCGAGCTGGCGTGCGGCGAAAACCCAACCTGCGGAGGCTCTGCGCTATGAATAA
- the recR gene encoding recombination mediator RecR has protein sequence MNKKPDAFTRLINALKVLPNVGPKSAQRMAHQLLQHKREEAQELVDALQNALRLVHHCKLCNTFCEEELCGICSDSDRNPHRLMIVHMPADVSNMEAANCHDGLYFVLMGQISPAQGMDLSAVALDKLIERLQNSETEEIIIATNFTAEGDATAYVLAELFKNLPYKVSRLARGIPLGGELEYVDAGTLAQAVYERRSIKE, from the coding sequence ACCCGATGCCTTTACCCGCCTGATTAACGCGTTGAAAGTCCTGCCTAATGTCGGTCCCAAATCCGCACAGCGCATGGCGCACCAGCTTTTGCAGCATAAGCGCGAAGAGGCGCAGGAATTGGTTGACGCCTTGCAGAATGCCTTGAGATTGGTGCACCACTGCAAATTGTGCAACACCTTTTGCGAGGAGGAGTTGTGCGGAATTTGCAGCGATTCCGACCGTAACCCGCACCGGCTGATGATAGTGCACATGCCCGCCGACGTATCCAATATGGAAGCGGCAAATTGCCACGACGGCCTGTATTTTGTGCTGATGGGACAAATCAGCCCCGCTCAAGGAATGGATTTATCCGCCGTCGCACTCGACAAACTGATCGAACGGCTGCAAAACAGCGAAACCGAGGAAATCATCATCGCCACCAATTTCACCGCAGAAGGGGATGCCACGGCCTATGTGTTGGCGGAGCTGTTTAAAAACCTGCCGTACAAAGTCAGCCGTCTCGCACGGGGGATTCCTTTGGGCGGCGAACTGGAATATGTGGATGCAGGGACATTGGCGCAGGCCGTATACGAGCGGCGTTCGATAAAGGAATAA